A portion of the Blautia hansenii DSM 20583 genome contains these proteins:
- the sigG gene encoding RNA polymerase sporulation sigma factor SigG, giving the protein MALNKVEICGVNTSRLPILTNEEKDALFVRIKEGDPEAREQYIKGNLRLVLSVIKRFSSSNENADDLFQIGCVGLIKAIDNFDTTLNVKFSTYAVPMIIGEIRRYLRDNNAIRVSRSLRDVAYKAIYAKENYVKQNLKEPTINEIAEEIGIDKEEIVYALDAIQSPVSLYEPVYTEGGDTLYVMDQISDKKNKEDNWIENIALKEALKKLDDREQHIVTMRFYEGKTQMEVAEEIGISQAQVSRLEKHALKTMRNYLRP; this is encoded by the coding sequence ATGGCACTTAATAAAGTGGAAATTTGCGGCGTAAACACTTCACGTCTTCCTATTCTCACAAATGAAGAAAAGGACGCACTATTTGTGCGTATTAAAGAAGGTGATCCTGAAGCGAGAGAACAATACATTAAAGGTAATCTGCGGCTGGTTCTAAGCGTTATTAAACGGTTTTCCAGCAGCAATGAAAATGCAGATGATTTATTTCAAATTGGCTGCGTGGGATTGATTAAAGCCATTGACAACTTTGACACCACCTTAAACGTAAAGTTTTCAACTTATGCGGTTCCCATGATTATCGGCGAAATACGACGCTATTTAAGAGATAACAACGCCATTCGTGTCAGCCGTTCCCTTCGGGATGTTGCCTATAAAGCCATTTATGCAAAAGAAAATTATGTAAAGCAAAATTTAAAAGAACCTACCATCAATGAAATCGCCGAAGAAATCGGCATTGATAAAGAGGAAATCGTATATGCTCTGGATGCCATTCAAAGTCCTGTCAGCCTGTATGAACCTGTCTATACAGAGGGAGGGGATACCCTTTATGTCATGGACCAAATCAGCGATAAAAAAAATAAAGAAGATAATTGGATTGAAAACATTGCTTTAAAAGAAGCATTAAAAAAATTAGATGACAGAGAACAGCATATTGTTACCATGCGCTTTTACGAAGGGAAAACGCAAATGGAGGTAGCAGAAGAAATCGGTATTTCTCAGGCGCAGGTCAGTCGTCTGGAAAAGCATGCGCTAAAAACTATGCGTAACTATCTCCGTCCGTAA
- a CDS encoding MATE family efflux transporter: protein MLKHKITQEEKFQMMTTAPIPSLIGKMAVPTIISMLITSIYNIADTFFVSRLGTSATASVGIVFPVMAIIQALGFFFGHGSGNSISRRLGAKDTERAEQLAGIGFFSAFLCGLCVTVLGLLFLEPLSLLLGSTSTILPYTKDYLGIILLGAPYMTAQLVLNNQLRFQGNAFYAMIGITSGGILNIFLDPLFIFKFNMGVSGAALATILSQFVSFLLLLWGIKISGCIPLKLKSMKYLKYNLKIIAQGGLPSLFRQGLGSISILALNLAANPYGDAAIAAMSIVSRISQFAISALIGFGQGFQPVCGFNYGAKKFSRVREAFWFCVKVSTVVLIFIGITGFLFAGSLISVFRKDDLQVIVIGTVALRMQCVALPLSGWVIMNNMMTQTIGKTFKASLLAAARQGIFFVPAVLVLPPLLGILGIQMAQPVADICAFLLAVVINRSIMKEMKEEEKAYE, encoded by the coding sequence ATGTTGAAGCATAAAATTACACAAGAAGAAAAATTTCAAATGATGACAACTGCCCCTATTCCCTCGCTCATCGGAAAAATGGCAGTTCCGACCATAATCAGTATGCTGATTACTTCTATTTACAATATTGCCGATACCTTTTTTGTATCAAGGCTGGGAACAAGCGCCACTGCGTCCGTAGGAATTGTATTCCCTGTTATGGCAATTATACAGGCTCTCGGCTTTTTCTTCGGCCACGGTTCCGGAAATTCCATCTCCAGAAGGCTGGGCGCTAAGGATACCGAAAGGGCAGAACAGCTTGCAGGAATTGGATTTTTTTCTGCATTTTTATGCGGGCTTTGCGTAACGGTTCTCGGGCTTCTTTTTTTAGAGCCTCTGTCCCTGCTTTTAGGCTCTACTTCTACAATTTTGCCTTATACAAAAGATTATCTTGGTATTATTTTGCTGGGTGCGCCCTATATGACGGCACAGCTTGTTTTGAATAATCAACTGCGCTTTCAGGGAAATGCCTTTTACGCCATGATTGGTATTACCTCCGGTGGAATTTTAAATATTTTTCTGGACCCCCTTTTTATTTTTAAATTTAATATGGGAGTCTCCGGAGCTGCTCTGGCAACCATTTTAAGCCAGTTTGTCAGCTTTCTTCTGCTCCTCTGGGGAATAAAGATATCCGGCTGTATTCCTTTAAAATTAAAATCCATGAAATATTTAAAATACAATTTAAAAATCATTGCGCAGGGCGGTCTTCCTTCTCTGTTTCGTCAGGGTCTTGGAAGCATCTCCATTCTGGCTTTAAATCTGGCTGCCAATCCTTACGGAGATGCCGCTATTGCCGCTATGTCCATTGTATCCCGCATTTCCCAATTTGCCATTTCTGCACTGATTGGCTTTGGGCAGGGCTTTCAGCCTGTATGCGGTTTTAATTACGGGGCAAAAAAATTCAGCCGTGTCAGAGAAGCTTTCTGGTTCTGCGTAAAAGTATCTACTGTGGTACTTATTTTTATCGGCATTACTGGCTTTCTTTTCGCCGGTTCTCTTATTTCTGTTTTCCGAAAAGATGACTTACAGGTTATTGTCATCGGCACGGTTGCTCTGCGAATGCAGTGTGTTGCCTTACCCCTTTCCGGATGGGTAATTATGAACAACATGATGACACAGACCATTGGAAAAACCTTCAAAGCCTCCCTTTTAGCTGCTGCCCGACAGGGAATTTTCTTCGTCCCCGCCGTCCTTGTACTGCCGCCGCTTCTGGGAATTTTAGGAATACAGATGGCTCAGCCTGTTGCCGATATCTGTGCTTTTCTTCTGGCTGTGGTCATAAACAGAAGTATTATGAAGGAAATGAAGGAGGAGGAAAAGGCGTATGAGTAA
- a CDS encoding AraC family transcriptional regulator — protein MSNVRYPFEGSDSDFLKAQLLYVTCATSDKDWHSMEHSHYFSELFFVTKGTGYFQIEGKQIPVQKNDLILINPNIPHTEFGNKEQPWEYIALGIEGVQFQYSEKEAPYSYSVFSLSREHREIPWYLSTLVKEIQTQQEGYQTICQNLLELILLSVARSTRQEFLSAPRQKTTRECRLVEQYINEHYHEDITLDTLSALVHINKYYLVHAFKNYKGVSPINYLIQRRVEEARYLLESTNYSVTKIGEISGFSSQSYFSQTFRRLTGTTPNAYRKKKKP, from the coding sequence ATGAGTAATGTTCGCTATCCTTTCGAAGGCTCTGACTCCGACTTTTTAAAAGCCCAGCTTCTCTATGTCACCTGTGCCACCTCTGACAAAGACTGGCACAGTATGGAACACTCCCATTACTTTTCTGAGTTGTTTTTTGTGACAAAAGGAACAGGATACTTTCAAATCGAAGGAAAACAAATTCCGGTGCAGAAAAATGACCTTATACTTATCAATCCCAATATTCCTCACACTGAATTTGGAAACAAAGAGCAACCTTGGGAATACATTGCACTGGGAATTGAAGGGGTACAGTTTCAGTATTCTGAAAAAGAAGCCCCATATAGTTACAGTGTGTTCTCCCTTTCCCGTGAACATAGGGAAATTCCCTGGTATTTAAGCACCCTTGTCAAAGAAATTCAGACACAGCAGGAAGGCTATCAGACAATCTGCCAAAACCTGCTGGAACTGATTTTACTCTCCGTAGCCAGAAGTACACGGCAGGAATTTCTCTCTGCCCCAAGGCAGAAAACCACCAGAGAATGCAGACTGGTGGAGCAATACATCAACGAACACTATCATGAAGATATTACGCTGGACACATTAAGTGCTCTGGTGCATATCAATAAATATTATCTGGTTCATGCCTTTAAAAATTACAAAGGCGTCTCCCCAATCAACTACTTAATTCAGCGCAGGGTGGAGGAAGCCCGCTACTTGTTGGAGTCCACCAATTATTCGGTGACAAAAATAGGCGAAATCAGCGGATTTTCCTCTCAATCCTATTTTTCTCAAACCTTTCGCCGTTTAACGGGAACAACACCAAATGCTTACCGCAAAAAAAAGAAGCCGTAA
- the gnpA gene encoding 1,3-beta-galactosyl-N-acetylhexosamine phosphorylase, which yields MSETNFKGRVTIPTDVDVVPETLELVKRWGADAIRDCDGTDYPEELKNVDAKVYSTYYTTRKDNEWAKANPDEIQQMYIMTPFYTAVDSELSIHLMNHLYPDMLKVNSHDDITRWWEVIDRTTGEVVPVTQWDYSEETGDVTIHDAKAFHDYTVSFLAYIMWDPVHMYNAVTNGWTNFEKQITFDVRQPKTKEYSMKRLRKFIEDNPHVDVIRYTTFFHQFTLIFDELAREKYVDWYGYSASVSPYILEQFEQEVGYKFRPEFIIDQGYMNNTYRIPSKEFKDFQAFQRREVAKLAKEMVDITHECGKEAMMFLGDHWIGMEPFMDEFKSIGLDAVVGSVGNGSTLRLISDIKGVKYTEGRFLPYFFPDTFHEGGDPVKEAKVNWVTARRAILRSPIDRIGYGGYLKLAMEFPEFIDYVESVCNEFRTLYENIKGTTPYCMKKVAVLNSWGKMRAWGNHMVHHAIYYKQNYSYAGIIEALSGAPFDVKFISFDDIRNTPEILDDIDVVLNVGGAYTAYTGGDNWADEKVVTAVKKFIYNGGGFIGVGEPTAYQHEGRYFQLAGVMGVEKETGFTLNTDKYNWEEHDHFIIEDCKGDVDFGEGQKAIYALPEATIIKQKDKEVQMAVNEFGEGRSVYISGLPYSFENSRILYRAIIWASHDEENLHRWFSDNYNVEVHAYVKNGKYCVVNNTYEPQDTTVYKGDGTSFDLHLEANEIKWYEI from the coding sequence ATGAGCGAAACAAATTTTAAAGGTCGTGTAACCATTCCGACAGACGTGGACGTGGTACCGGAAACTCTGGAACTAGTAAAAAGATGGGGAGCAGACGCTATCCGTGACTGTGACGGAACAGACTATCCGGAAGAATTAAAAAATGTAGATGCAAAAGTATATTCTACTTACTACACAACAAGAAAAGACAATGAATGGGCAAAGGCAAATCCGGACGAAATTCAGCAGATGTACATTATGACACCATTCTACACAGCAGTAGACAGCGAGTTATCCATTCATCTGATGAACCACCTCTATCCTGATATGCTGAAGGTAAATTCTCATGACGATATTACACGTTGGTGGGAAGTTATTGACAGAACAACAGGAGAAGTAGTTCCTGTAACACAGTGGGATTACAGCGAAGAAACAGGTGACGTGACAATCCACGATGCAAAGGCATTTCACGATTATACAGTCAGCTTCTTAGCTTACATTATGTGGGATCCGGTACACATGTACAATGCCGTTACAAACGGATGGACAAACTTTGAAAAACAGATTACATTTGATGTTCGTCAGCCGAAAACAAAAGAATACTCCATGAAACGTCTTCGTAAATTTATTGAAGACAACCCACATGTAGATGTTATTCGTTACACAACCTTCTTCCATCAGTTCACATTGATTTTCGATGAACTGGCAAGAGAAAAATATGTAGACTGGTACGGATATTCTGCATCTGTAAGTCCATACATTCTGGAACAGTTTGAACAGGAAGTGGGATACAAATTCAGACCGGAATTTATCATTGATCAGGGTTACATGAACAATACATACAGAATTCCGTCTAAAGAATTTAAAGATTTCCAAGCATTCCAGAGAAGAGAAGTTGCTAAACTTGCAAAAGAAATGGTTGACATTACTCATGAATGCGGTAAAGAAGCAATGATGTTCTTAGGCGACCACTGGATTGGTATGGAGCCGTTTATGGACGAATTTAAGAGCATCGGCCTTGACGCAGTTGTAGGAAGTGTTGGAAATGGTTCTACTTTACGTCTGATTAGCGACATCAAGGGAGTAAAATATACAGAGGGACGTTTCCTTCCATATTTCTTCCCGGATACATTCCATGAAGGCGGAGATCCTGTAAAAGAAGCAAAAGTAAACTGGGTAACAGCAAGACGTGCAATTTTAAGAAGCCCAATCGACCGTATCGGCTACGGCGGATACTTGAAACTGGCTATGGAATTCCCTGAATTCATCGATTACGTAGAAAGCGTATGTAACGAATTCAGAACCTTATACGAAAACATCAAAGGAACTACTCCATACTGCATGAAGAAAGTAGCTGTTTTAAACAGTTGGGGTAAAATGCGCGCTTGGGGTAACCACATGGTACATCATGCAATTTACTACAAACAGAACTACTCTTATGCAGGAATTATCGAAGCATTAAGCGGCGCTCCGTTCGATGTAAAATTCATCAGCTTTGATGACATCAGAAACACTCCTGAAATTCTGGATGACATTGATGTTGTATTAAATGTAGGCGGTGCATATACAGCATACACAGGTGGAGACAACTGGGCAGATGAAAAAGTTGTAACAGCAGTGAAGAAATTCATTTACAATGGCGGCGGATTTATCGGCGTAGGCGAACCGACAGCATACCAGCATGAAGGACGCTACTTCCAGTTAGCAGGCGTTATGGGTGTTGAAAAAGAAACAGGCTTTACTCTTAATACAGATAAATACAACTGGGAAGAACATGACCACTTTATTATCGAAGACTGTAAAGGTGATGTTGATTTCGGTGAAGGACAGAAAGCAATCTATGCTCTGCCGGAAGCAACCATTATCAAACAGAAAGACAAAGAAGTACAGATGGCTGTCAATGAATTCGGAGAAGGAAGAAGCGTTTATATCAGCGGTCTTCCATACAGCTTTGAAAACAGCCGTATCCTTTACAGAGCAATTATCTGGGCTTCTCATGATGAAGAAAACCTGCACAGATGGTTCTCTGACAACTACAATGTAGAAGTTCACGCTTATGTAAAAAATGGCAAATACTGTGTTGTAAACAATACTTACGAGCCACAGGATACTACGGTATACAAAGGTGACGGAACAAGCTTTGATTTACATCTGGAAGCAAACGAAATTAAATGGTACGAAATCTAA
- a CDS encoding Na+/H+ antiporter NhaC family protein has protein sequence MLLMMTFAVTVFAGGEAEAPKPQMYATFWALVPPVVAIVLALITKEVYSSLFIGILVGALFSADFGFEKTVNNILEGGFIKVLSDSYNVGILIFLVILGTMVCMMNHAGGSAAFGKWASTHIKTRVGAQIATILLGMLIFVDDYFNCLTVGSVMKPITDKHNVSKAKFAYLIDSTAAPICIIAPISSWAAAVSGFVEGEDGLAIFMRAIPYNFYALLTIVMMFGLVLMRVDFGSMAIHEANALKGDIYTTGKRVDEEVSEKKPNPRGKVIDLVVPILVLIVCCIIGMIYTGGFFSGTDFVTAFSQSDASLALSIGSVFAFLITVVFYVARRVLSFRDCMDCLPDGFKAMVPAILILTFAWTLKAMTDSLGADVFVATAMESVAGGLMNLLPAIIFIVGCLLAFATGTSWGTFGILIPIVVAVFGESNPQLMIISISACMAGAVCGDHCSPISDTTIMASAGAQCNHVNHVSTQLPYAVTVAGVSFVTYIIAGFVQSAWIALPAGILMMLGVLAVIKYNHKNKNR, from the coding sequence ATGCTGCTTATGATGACCTTTGCAGTCACTGTATTTGCCGGAGGTGAGGCGGAAGCGCCAAAACCACAGATGTATGCTACCTTTTGGGCTTTAGTACCTCCCGTTGTAGCCATTGTTTTGGCATTGATTACAAAAGAGGTTTATAGCTCTTTGTTTATCGGTATTTTAGTAGGAGCTTTATTCTCAGCAGATTTTGGATTTGAGAAAACTGTAAATAATATTTTGGAAGGTGGCTTTATTAAGGTTCTTTCCGACTCCTATAATGTAGGTATTTTAATCTTTTTAGTGATTTTGGGGACGATGGTGTGCATGATGAACCATGCAGGCGGTTCAGCTGCTTTTGGTAAATGGGCAAGCACCCATATTAAAACAAGAGTCGGCGCACAGATTGCCACAATCTTGCTGGGGATGTTGATTTTCGTAGATGACTATTTCAACTGCCTGACGGTAGGAAGCGTTATGAAGCCTATTACAGACAAGCACAATGTTTCAAAAGCAAAATTTGCATATTTAATTGACTCCACAGCAGCTCCGATTTGTATCATTGCTCCTATTTCTTCATGGGCAGCCGCAGTCAGCGGATTTGTGGAAGGGGAAGACGGTCTGGCAATTTTCATGAGAGCAATTCCGTATAACTTCTATGCGCTTCTTACCATTGTTATGATGTTTGGTCTGGTACTGATGAGAGTGGATTTCGGTTCTATGGCAATCCATGAAGCAAACGCTTTAAAGGGAGATATTTATACAACAGGAAAGCGAGTGGATGAAGAAGTTTCAGAGAAAAAACCAAATCCAAGAGGAAAAGTAATTGATTTGGTAGTGCCTATTCTGGTTCTGATTGTTTGCTGTATTATCGGTATGATTTACACTGGGGGATTTTTCAGTGGAACGGATTTTGTAACAGCGTTTTCCCAAAGTGATGCTTCATTAGCATTATCTATCGGAAGTGTATTTGCTTTTCTGATTACAGTTGTTTTTTATGTTGCAAGACGTGTGCTGTCCTTCAGAGACTGCATGGACTGTCTTCCTGACGGATTTAAGGCAATGGTGCCGGCAATTTTGATTTTAACCTTTGCATGGACATTAAAAGCCATGACAGACAGTCTGGGAGCAGATGTTTTCGTGGCAACAGCTATGGAAAGCGTAGCAGGAGGTCTGATGAATTTACTTCCGGCGATTATCTTTATCGTAGGCTGTCTGCTGGCATTTGCAACAGGAACTTCATGGGGAACTTTCGGTATCTTAATTCCGATTGTTGTAGCTGTTTTTGGAGAAAGTAATCCGCAGCTTATGATTATTTCTATTTCTGCATGTATGGCAGGCGCAGTGTGCGGAGACCATTGCTCACCGATTTCTGATACCACGATTATGGCATCCGCAGGGGCTCAGTGTAATCATGTAAATCATGTTTCCACACAGCTTCCTTATGCAGTGACAGTAGCCGGTGTAAGCTTTGTTACCTACATTATTGCGGGCTTTGTTCAGTCTGCATGGATTGCCCTTCCGGCGGGAATTCTTATGATGCTCGGCGTTTTAGCAGTTATTAAATATAATCACAAAAATAAAAATAGATAA
- a CDS encoding LCP family protein, with product MENTNSKKKMSSAKQKKKRVRKAFRIAGEILVGIQILATLVFIGFTWRLGMIPAKYVVGFAALLFVFAALLFTMQVVTRGKAIVSKIVSILMSAVLIFGSVYMYQTHDAIEDISGDTLGKQVHSVLVVVRKDDDAEKVWDTKDYVYGVQSIEDDSEMAEAMKKVNADAGKEVLTKEFDTLNDQVAGLLSETVDAIVYDESFSGIIEEVNENYNSKVKVIAQYSIESKSDSMTQGVSPDVNVKDEPFSMFISGIDVYGPISSKSRSDVNIIATVNPETKQILLTNTPRDFYVTIPEVSGEKKDKLTHAGIYGVDKSMAALEELYDIEIPFYTRVNFTSLITMVDLMGGVDVESEFEFTTSGAGGEIMDVKKGINHFNGAQALSFARERYNVPGGDNQRGKDQMAVIQAMFKKMITPEMLVKAPKMISEVSNSVETNMSMEQIQRLIQSQIDNGGEWTIKSVAAEGTGDQAFCYSAPGTALYVTIPDETSVANIKVLMDKVENGEMLPSDTPNETGEAVE from the coding sequence ATGGAGAATACAAATAGCAAAAAAAAGATGAGCTCGGCAAAGCAAAAGAAAAAGCGGGTTCGAAAAGCTTTTCGTATAGCCGGTGAGATTCTGGTTGGAATTCAAATTCTTGCGACTCTTGTTTTTATTGGCTTCACATGGAGATTGGGAATGATTCCTGCCAAGTATGTAGTGGGGTTTGCGGCATTACTTTTTGTTTTTGCGGCGTTGCTTTTTACTATGCAGGTGGTGACCAGAGGAAAAGCGATTGTCAGTAAAATTGTCAGTATTCTGATGTCGGCTGTTTTGATATTCGGTTCTGTATATATGTATCAGACACATGATGCCATTGAGGATATCAGCGGAGATACCCTCGGAAAACAGGTACATAGTGTGCTGGTTGTAGTCAGAAAAGACGATGATGCAGAGAAGGTATGGGATACCAAGGACTATGTTTATGGTGTCCAGTCAATAGAAGATGACAGCGAAATGGCGGAGGCAATGAAGAAGGTCAATGCTGACGCAGGGAAAGAAGTTTTGACAAAGGAATTTGATACCTTAAACGATCAGGTGGCAGGTCTGTTAAGCGAAACCGTAGATGCGATTGTGTATGACGAAAGCTTCAGCGGAATTATCGAGGAAGTAAATGAGAATTATAACAGCAAAGTAAAAGTCATTGCACAGTACAGCATTGAGAGCAAGAGCGACAGCATGACACAGGGAGTTTCTCCTGACGTAAACGTAAAAGATGAACCGTTCAGTATGTTTATCAGCGGTATTGACGTCTATGGACCGATTTCTTCAAAGAGCAGAAGTGATGTAAATATTATTGCAACCGTCAATCCTGAGACAAAGCAGATTTTGCTTACCAATACACCGAGAGACTTCTATGTAACAATTCCTGAGGTGTCAGGTGAGAAAAAGGATAAGCTGACACATGCGGGTATTTACGGCGTAGATAAGTCCATGGCGGCTTTAGAAGAATTATATGATATTGAAATTCCGTTTTATACAAGAGTAAACTTTACTTCTTTGATTACTATGGTTGACTTAATGGGCGGCGTAGATGTAGAGTCAGAATTTGAATTTACTACAAGCGGCGCCGGTGGTGAGATTATGGATGTAAAGAAGGGCATCAATCACTTTAACGGTGCACAGGCGCTTTCTTTTGCCAGAGAACGTTATAATGTTCCGGGCGGAGACAACCAGAGAGGTAAGGACCAGATGGCTGTTATTCAGGCCATGTTTAAGAAAATGATTACTCCGGAAATGCTGGTAAAAGCGCCAAAGATGATTTCCGAAGTAAGCAACAGCGTAGAAACCAATATGTCTATGGAACAGATACAAAGATTAATTCAAAGTCAGATTGACAATGGCGGAGAATGGACGATTAAATCTGTTGCAGCAGAGGGTACAGGGGATCAGGCATTTTGTTACTCTGCACCGGGTACTGCTTTGTATGTTACAATTCCGGATGAAACTTCGGTTGCGAACATTAAAGTGCTGATGGACAAGGTGGAAAACGGTGAAATGCTTCCAAGCGACACGCCAAATGAAACAGGGGAAGCAGTAGAATAA
- a CDS encoding AAA family ATPase → MSHRIITINRMYGSGGRLLGKALANKLGIHFYDHELIRLASKENDIPYEELLKVDEKKANQWRLPINEQMQMQPQYHFHPMNDVLFETESKIIERLGKTEDCIIVGRCANYILGDDCLSLFVYAPYEYRVKAVMERLGREEKSARALVKKMDKTRKSYYEFFTDQKWNNLDNYQLCVDTSRFSQDFLVDMLAEVYKTL, encoded by the coding sequence ATGAGTCATCGTATTATTACTATCAATCGTATGTATGGAAGCGGCGGACGTCTTTTAGGAAAAGCACTGGCAAACAAGCTGGGAATACACTTCTATGACCATGAGCTTATCCGCCTTGCCAGTAAGGAAAACGACATTCCTTACGAGGAATTATTAAAGGTAGACGAAAAGAAAGCCAACCAATGGAGACTTCCAATCAACGAACAGATGCAGATGCAGCCACAGTATCATTTTCATCCTATGAATGATGTTCTTTTTGAAACGGAGTCCAAAATTATTGAACGTCTCGGAAAAACAGAAGACTGTATCATTGTAGGACGCTGTGCCAATTATATACTGGGTGATGATTGTCTAAGTCTTTTCGTGTATGCCCCTTATGAGTACCGTGTAAAAGCAGTTATGGAACGCTTAGGCAGAGAAGAAAAAAGCGCCCGTGCCCTTGTAAAGAAGATGGACAAAACACGTAAATCTTATTACGAATTTTTCACCGACCAGAAATGGAATAATCTGGATAATTACCAGCTATGTGTCGATACCAGCCGTTTTTCTCAGGATTTTCTGGTTGATATGCTGGCGGAGGTTTATAAGACCTTGTAA
- a CDS encoding amino acid ABC transporter ATP-binding/permease protein: MKRRSGIKVMGQLIGLVVPLLHVMLAAIFLGVAGFLCAIFLTILAGTALMYFDMPVIVNIHIKILIAFAVLRGILHYAEQACNHYIAFKLLAIIRHKVFAALRKLCPAKLEGKDKGNLISIITNDIELLEVFYAHTISPIAIAFFTSLIMVVFIGRYHIYAGIWALVSYLLVGVGVPLWNGRKSASTGMEFRSGIGELNSYVLNSLRGLEETIQYGQEESRKQEMSEKSLELLKKQKELNRMEGNTRALTNLLILLSSFGMLFFTLFLYKNQQMSIDAVVLCTISMMGSFGPVVALSNLSNNLNQTLASGERVLSILEEAPKVEEVFGQKEVSFENASCEQVTFSYEDEVILKDYSISLPKGKIIGIHGKSGSGKSTLLKLFMRFWDADKGAVNISGTNVKDINTKNLRDMEAYVTQETYLFHDTIANNIKIAKPEASQEEIIEAAKKASLHSFIEKLPKGYDTQVGELGDTLSGGERQRIGIARAFLHQAPLLMLDEPTSNLDSLNEGMILKALKEECREKTVVLVSHRQSTMKIADKVYEMENGRIS; the protein is encoded by the coding sequence ATGAAAAGAAGAAGCGGAATAAAAGTCATGGGACAGCTTATTGGGCTTGTCGTGCCACTTTTACATGTTATGCTGGCGGCGATTTTCTTAGGTGTGGCAGGCTTTTTATGTGCTATTTTTCTCACGATTTTAGCGGGAACAGCTTTGATGTATTTTGATATGCCAGTGATTGTAAACATTCATATTAAGATTTTAATTGCATTTGCGGTTTTAAGGGGGATTCTTCATTATGCAGAGCAGGCATGCAACCATTATATTGCTTTTAAATTATTGGCAATTATCCGTCATAAGGTGTTTGCCGCTCTTAGGAAGCTGTGTCCGGCAAAATTAGAAGGCAAGGACAAAGGAAATCTGATTTCGATTATTACCAATGATATTGAGCTTTTAGAAGTTTTTTATGCACATACTATTTCTCCTATTGCCATTGCATTTTTCACTTCTCTTATTATGGTGGTTTTTATCGGAAGGTATCATATTTATGCAGGCATTTGGGCGCTTGTTTCCTATCTTTTGGTAGGTGTGGGCGTACCGCTGTGGAATGGAAGGAAAAGCGCTTCTACCGGAATGGAATTTCGCTCCGGCATCGGAGAATTAAACAGTTATGTATTAAATTCCCTCAGAGGCTTGGAAGAAACCATACAGTATGGGCAGGAAGAAAGCAGAAAACAGGAAATGTCTGAAAAATCACTGGAACTGCTGAAAAAACAAAAAGAGTTAAACCGTATGGAAGGAAATACAAGAGCGCTTACTAATCTTCTGATTTTACTCAGCTCCTTTGGAATGTTATTTTTTACTTTATTCCTTTATAAAAATCAGCAGATGAGCATAGACGCAGTAGTTCTTTGCACAATTTCCATGATGGGTTCTTTCGGACCGGTTGTGGCGCTTTCTAACCTTTCCAATAACTTAAATCAGACGCTGGCAAGCGGAGAACGTGTATTGTCTATTTTGGAAGAAGCGCCGAAGGTGGAAGAAGTTTTCGGACAGAAAGAAGTAAGCTTTGAAAATGCGTCTTGTGAGCAGGTAACATTTTCTTACGAAGATGAGGTGATTTTAAAAGATTACAGCATTTCTTTGCCAAAAGGAAAAATTATCGGTATTCACGGAAAAAGCGGTTCAGGAAAATCTACACTCTTAAAATTGTTTATGCGCTTTTGGGATGCAGATAAAGGGGCAGTAAATATTTCGGGAACGAATGTAAAGGACATCAATACAAAAAATCTTCGTGATATGGAAGCCTACGTAACACAGGAAACTTATTTGTTTCATGATACCATAGCAAATAATATTAAGATTGCAAAACCGGAGGCATCTCAGGAGGAAATTATAGAGGCGGCGAAAAAAGCATCCCTTCATAGTTTTATCGAAAAGCTTCCAAAAGGCTACGATACACAGGTGGGAGAATTGGGAGACACCCTTTCCGGCGGAGAGCGCCAGCGAATTGGAATTGCCAGAGCATTTCTTCATCAAGCTCCGCTTCTTATGCTGGACGAGCCGACCAGTAATTTAGACTCTTTAAATGAGGGCATGATATTGAAAGCATTGAAAGAAGAATGTAGAGAAAAAACAGTGGTGCTGGTATCTCATAGACAGTCTACTATGAAGATTGCAGATAAAGTGTATGAGATGGAAAACGGAAGAATTTCTTAA